A window from Pseudomonas campi encodes these proteins:
- the tkt gene encoding transketolase, which translates to MSSRRERANAIRALSMDAVQKANSGHPGAPMGMADIAEVLWRDYLQHNPQNPNWADRDRFVLSNGHGSMLIYSLLHLTGYDLGIDDLKQFRQLHSRTPGHPEYGYTPGVETTTGPLGQGIANAVGFALAEKVLGAQFNRDGHAIVDHFTYAFLGDGCMMEGISHEVCSLAGTLGLGKLVAFYDDNGISIDGEVHGWFTDDTPARFEAYGWQVIRNVDGHDAEEIKIAIETARKSSDRPTLICCKTVIGFGSPNKGGKEECHGAPLGNDEIAATRAQLGWSHGPFEIPSEIYAEWDAKEAGAAREAAWNDKFAAYAVAHPELAAEFKRRVAGELPADFAEKAAAYIKDVAEKGETIASRKASQNALNAFGPLLPEFLGGSADLAGSNLTLWKGCKGVSAEDASGNYMFYGVREFGMSAIMNGVALHGGFIPYGATFLIFMEYARNAVRMASLMKQRVLFVFTHDSIGLGEDGPTHQPIEQLASLRGTPNLDTWRPADAVESAVAWKYAIERADGPSALIFSRQNLPHQARDAQQLADVARGAYVLKDCAGEPELILIATGSEVGLAVQAYDKLTAQGRKVRVVSMPSTSVFDQQDASYKQAVLPLQVGARIAIEASHADYWYKYVGLEGRIIGMTTFGESAPAPALFEEFGFTVENLLETAEELLDA; encoded by the coding sequence ATGTCCAGCCGTCGTGAGCGTGCCAATGCCATTCGTGCCCTCAGCATGGATGCTGTGCAGAAAGCCAACAGCGGCCACCCCGGTGCCCCCATGGGCATGGCGGACATCGCCGAAGTGCTGTGGCGCGACTACCTGCAGCACAACCCGCAGAACCCGAACTGGGCCGACCGCGACCGCTTCGTTCTGTCCAACGGCCACGGCTCGATGCTGATCTATTCGTTGCTGCACCTGACCGGCTACGACCTGGGCATCGACGATCTCAAGCAGTTCCGCCAGCTGCACAGCCGCACCCCGGGCCACCCGGAATACGGCTACACCCCGGGCGTCGAGACCACCACCGGCCCGCTGGGCCAGGGCATCGCCAACGCCGTCGGCTTCGCCCTCGCCGAAAAAGTCCTGGGCGCGCAGTTCAACCGTGACGGCCATGCCATCGTCGACCACTTCACCTACGCCTTCCTCGGCGACGGCTGCATGATGGAAGGCATCAGCCATGAAGTCTGCTCGCTGGCCGGCACCCTGGGCCTGGGCAAGCTGGTCGCCTTCTACGACGACAACGGCATCTCCATCGACGGCGAAGTGCATGGCTGGTTCACCGACGACACCCCGGCACGCTTCGAAGCCTACGGCTGGCAGGTGATCCGCAATGTCGACGGCCACGATGCCGAAGAGATCAAGATCGCCATCGAGACCGCGCGCAAGTCCAGCGACCGGCCGACCCTGATCTGCTGCAAGACCGTGATCGGCTTCGGTTCGCCGAACAAGGGTGGCAAGGAAGAGTGCCACGGCGCACCTCTGGGCAATGACGAGATCGCCGCCACTCGCGCGCAGCTCGGCTGGAGCCACGGCCCGTTCGAGATCCCTTCGGAGATCTACGCCGAGTGGGACGCCAAGGAAGCCGGCGCCGCCCGCGAAGCCGCCTGGAACGACAAGTTCGCTGCCTACGCCGTCGCCCATCCCGAGCTGGCTGCCGAGTTCAAGCGCCGGGTTGCCGGTGAACTGCCGGCCGACTTCGCCGAGAAAGCCGCTGCCTACATCAAGGACGTCGCCGAGAAGGGCGAAACCATCGCCAGTCGCAAGGCCAGCCAGAACGCGCTGAATGCCTTCGGCCCGCTGCTGCCGGAATTCCTCGGCGGCTCGGCTGACCTCGCCGGCTCCAACCTGACCCTGTGGAAAGGCTGCAAGGGCGTGTCTGCAGAAGACGCCTCCGGCAACTATATGTTCTACGGCGTGCGCGAGTTCGGCATGAGCGCGATCATGAACGGCGTGGCCCTGCACGGTGGTTTCATCCCCTACGGCGCGACCTTCCTGATTTTCATGGAATACGCACGCAACGCCGTGCGCATGGCTTCGCTGATGAAGCAGCGCGTGCTGTTCGTGTTCACCCACGACTCCATCGGCCTCGGTGAAGACGGCCCGACCCACCAGCCGATCGAGCAGCTGGCCAGCCTGCGTGGCACGCCGAACCTCGACACCTGGCGCCCGGCCGACGCGGTGGAATCCGCAGTGGCCTGGAAATACGCCATTGAGCGCGCCGACGGCCCGTCCGCGCTGATCTTCAGCCGGCAGAACCTGCCGCACCAGGCGCGCGACGCCCAGCAGCTGGCCGACGTGGCCCGTGGTGCCTACGTGCTCAAGGACTGCGCCGGCGAGCCGGAGCTGATCCTGATCGCCACCGGTTCGGAAGTCGGTCTGGCCGTGCAGGCCTACGACAAACTGACCGCGCAAGGCCGCAAGGTGCGCGTGGTGTCGATGCCGTCGACCAGCGTGTTCGACCAGCAGGATGCGAGCTACAAGCAGGCCGTGCTGCCGCTGCAGGTGGGCGCGCGCATCGCCATCGAGGCCTCGCACGCGGACTACTGGTACAAGTACGTGGGCCTGGAAGGGCGCATCATCGGCATGACCACCTTCGGTGAGTCCGCCCCGGCGCCGGCGCTGTTCGAGGAGTTCGGCTTCACCGTCGAGAATCTCCTGGAAACCGCCGAAGAGCTGCTGGACGCCTGA